Proteins encoded by one window of Paenibacillus urinalis:
- a CDS encoding ABC transporter permease subunit yields the protein MKRMLAIFYKELQSYFLAPTTYFAFAVYVLLSSFLFFMSFVYYQPSIVDYRLVLGDTISLLLYVIPLLTMRLIAEEFRQGTDELLMTSPSSVLEIVFGKYLASLVILLALIMCSLTYPLLMSFYGDINETTVCVSALGLFLLGAAMMAIGMFASSLSQHQMVSAVAGFIILFVLWMLDSFGGNAAITAWLEPFSLSSRFMNFTKGVISGSDVIFYLTLTALFLTFSIQGVERKRWR from the coding sequence ATGAAACGGATGCTCGCTATATTTTACAAAGAGCTGCAATCCTATTTCCTCGCTCCAACCACCTATTTTGCCTTTGCAGTGTATGTCTTGCTGTCGAGTTTTTTGTTTTTTATGAGCTTTGTTTACTATCAGCCAAGTATCGTCGATTATCGGCTTGTTCTGGGGGATACGATATCACTGCTGCTATATGTTATCCCGCTTCTGACTATGCGTCTGATCGCGGAGGAGTTCCGGCAGGGTACAGATGAGCTATTGATGACTTCTCCTTCGAGTGTATTGGAGATTGTGTTCGGCAAATATTTGGCAAGCTTGGTCATTCTCCTGGCTCTTATTATGTGCAGTCTTACTTATCCGCTGCTGATGTCCTTCTATGGAGATATCAATGAGACGACAGTGTGTGTATCTGCGCTGGGGCTCTTCCTGCTCGGTGCGGCGATGATGGCGATCGGAATGTTTGCCTCCTCGTTATCCCAGCATCAGATGGTCTCGGCAGTAGCCGGCTTTATTATTCTGTTTGTATTATGGATGCTGGATTCTTTCGGTGGAAATGCGGCGATTACAGCGTGGCTTGAACCCTTCTCCTTATCGAGCCGGTTCATGAATTTCACAAAGGGTGTCATTAGCGGATCGGATGTTATCTTCTATCTTACTTTGACAGCCTTATTCCTCACGTTCAGCATTCAAGGCGTCGAGCGGAAAAGGTGGAGGTAA
- the nagA gene encoding N-acetylglucosamine-6-phosphate deacetylase → MLTKIYGNVVTKDSVIEDGVVVIENETIVYAGTQAALPLRWNEGVIETFTSENGYILPGFIDIHVHGGGGEDFMNSDENVLDTITSYHASQGTTTMLATTMTAPKDWIEKVLSEVNKYRSKEMPYAQLAGVHLEGPFISPKWPGAQNPEHISLPNVDWLISWEQQYPELVRQVTLAPEQQGAHEVIAWLKDKEIIAALGHTDATYEEVEAAVEVGLHHAVHTFNAMTPLHHRKPGVAGAVLSDERISAEVIADGIHVHPAAVSLLAQLKSRLQKLVLITDAISATGLEDGNYTLGDLPVIVKEGVARLEDGVTLAGSTLTMIRGFRFLVQEAGLDIIEASQAASHNPAELLGILDATGTIEQGKQADLLLLDDSLQLKQVWIKGRALSMDSR, encoded by the coding sequence TTGCTTACTAAAATATACGGAAATGTCGTTACCAAGGACAGTGTAATTGAGGATGGTGTCGTTGTCATTGAAAATGAAACCATCGTGTACGCAGGCACCCAGGCAGCTCTACCTCTTCGCTGGAATGAAGGCGTCATAGAAACGTTCACAAGCGAGAATGGATATATCCTTCCCGGCTTCATTGATATCCATGTTCATGGCGGCGGTGGTGAAGACTTTATGAACTCAGACGAGAACGTGCTCGATACAATTACGTCTTATCACGCTTCTCAAGGAACGACGACGATGCTTGCTACAACCATGACTGCGCCTAAAGATTGGATTGAGAAGGTGCTCAGCGAAGTGAACAAATACCGTTCCAAGGAGATGCCTTACGCACAGCTTGCAGGGGTTCATCTGGAAGGTCCCTTTATTAGTCCAAAATGGCCCGGAGCGCAAAATCCGGAGCATATTTCACTGCCGAATGTAGACTGGCTGATCTCCTGGGAACAGCAATATCCTGAACTCGTTCGGCAAGTGACGCTTGCTCCTGAACAGCAAGGTGCGCATGAGGTGATCGCATGGCTCAAAGATAAAGAAATTATCGCCGCATTGGGTCATACGGATGCAACTTATGAAGAAGTAGAAGCCGCTGTAGAAGTGGGACTCCACCACGCTGTGCATACCTTTAACGCGATGACCCCTCTTCATCACCGCAAACCCGGTGTAGCCGGTGCCGTGCTCAGTGATGAACGGATCAGCGCCGAAGTCATTGCAGACGGAATTCATGTTCATCCTGCCGCAGTCTCTCTTCTTGCTCAGTTAAAAAGCAGGCTGCAGAAGCTGGTACTCATTACGGATGCCATTTCGGCGACCGGGCTTGAGGATGGAAATTACACCCTCGGTGACCTGCCGGTCATCGTTAAGGAAGGTGTGGCTCGGTTAGAGGATGGAGTTACCCTTGCAGGCAGTACACTTACGATGATTCGCGGCTTCCGCTTCCTCGTGCAGGAGGCCGGGCTCGATATTATAGAAGCTTCGCAGGCAGCTAGTCATAATCCGGCCGAGCTTCTAGGCATATTGGATGCGACAGGAACCATTGAGCAAGGAAAGCAGGCGGATCTGCTGCTGCTGGATGACTCGCTTCAGCTTAAGCAAGTATGGATCAAAGGCCGTGCATTAAGCATGGACAGTAGATAA
- a CDS encoding ATP-binding cassette domain-containing protein, translating to MLRLDQVSKTFDSHRGVHHMDFSMERGEIVGFLGPNGAGKTTTMRMITGYLRPTEGKVLLDGESVHEQGKKARSRIGYLPETPPLYPDMSILSYLRFVAKLRDVPAREQKQRVDEMLSRLGLAGRERQIIRTLSKGYKQRVGLAGAIIHKPDLLVLDEPTSGLDPNQIMEIRNLIRELGDNHTVLLSTHILPEVSTLCSRVLIINQGQLVMDGSPASIGSTMNQSFHVSLTVKGESETVVPLIQTWGESLEEKVELSSHKEEDGLVRLELNASAHHDYREELFYLLARSELPILELKKQDQSLEEIFQKLTTDEAGVKSGKEGSLAVSASGQGLEAPKGSEGS from the coding sequence GTGCTGAGGTTAGATCAGGTAAGCAAGACGTTCGACAGCCATAGGGGAGTGCATCATATGGACTTTTCAATGGAACGGGGAGAGATCGTCGGTTTTCTAGGTCCAAACGGTGCTGGCAAAACGACAACCATGCGTATGATCACCGGGTATTTACGGCCGACAGAAGGCAAAGTGCTTCTCGACGGTGAATCCGTGCATGAGCAGGGTAAGAAAGCCCGATCCCGTATCGGATATTTGCCCGAAACGCCTCCCTTGTATCCAGATATGTCGATTCTTTCGTACTTGAGATTTGTAGCTAAATTGAGAGACGTGCCCGCCAGAGAGCAAAAGCAGAGAGTCGACGAAATGTTATCAAGACTGGGCCTCGCTGGTCGGGAGCGTCAGATCATCAGGACCTTGTCCAAAGGATACAAGCAGAGAGTAGGACTGGCTGGTGCCATTATACATAAGCCGGACTTGCTTGTGCTCGATGAACCAACATCAGGGCTTGATCCTAATCAAATCATGGAAATCCGTAATCTCATCAGAGAGCTCGGCGATAATCATACCGTACTGCTTAGTACCCATATATTGCCCGAGGTGAGCACCCTTTGCAGCAGAGTGCTGATCATTAATCAAGGACAGCTGGTAATGGATGGGTCTCCTGCATCCATCGGCAGTACAATGAATCAATCGTTTCACGTTTCTCTCACTGTGAAGGGGGAATCGGAGACGGTCGTCCCGTTGATTCAAACCTGGGGAGAAAGTTTGGAGGAGAAGGTAGAGCTTAGCTCACACAAGGAAGAGGACGGCCTCGTCCGCTTAGAGCTGAATGCTTCTGCTCATCATGATTATCGAGAAGAATTATTTTATTTACTGGCGAGATCGGAGCTCCCTATCCTCGAATTGAAGAAGCAGGATCAGTCCCTTGAAGAGATTTTCCAAAAGCTGACGACAGATGAAGCCGGAGTGAAATCCGGGAAGGAAGGTTCACTTGCTGTCTCTGCCTCAGGGCAAGGGCTGGAAGCGCCGAAGGGAAGTGAGGGTTCATGA
- a CDS encoding GldG family protein, with protein sequence MKKWLNHTNSAVISIAVIGIFILLTLFLNSLGGFQLDMTANKQNTLSEQTLETIKGVEEDVRMLVFTVNSSSDELLNREVQDIVDEYSKRNNKLKVEHYNLENEPILAQQYGLTASSIVLVQGDKQQVVPMIDLFTSGETEGSYLFSGEEKLTQALNSLSSDEVHRVALLTGHGELDLSLAASFQSSLNQSNVETEEISLADGEAVPEGTDILAILGPQNDLTDSEMKQIQSYMDNGGKLLLTMAFHESMDTAWPNIDALAEQYGVHNEHAVMVDPEQSMSMGPLWSMPVFQSHAITDKLIEHNLTPVFSLTLGLSATEQDKWTVAPIVQSSESSYGETNVEGLLVNDTDNDAESDLQGPVDVGYAVSTPDGKPKAVILGATTFIQDSEFSTGGNRDFILNTINYLAEKENGVTIRPKEQAGYELAYLTPSQGTGIFVIAVILFPLLFVAAGILLWWRRRR encoded by the coding sequence ATGAAAAAATGGTTGAATCATACGAACAGTGCTGTTATTTCCATTGCAGTGATCGGCATTTTTATATTGCTTACGTTGTTCCTGAATTCATTAGGCGGCTTCCAGCTTGATATGACTGCGAACAAGCAGAATACGTTGTCTGAGCAAACCTTGGAGACTATAAAAGGTGTGGAAGAAGACGTCAGAATGCTGGTCTTCACCGTGAATTCCTCCAGTGATGAGCTGCTGAACAGGGAAGTGCAGGATATTGTTGATGAATACAGCAAACGAAATAATAAACTGAAAGTGGAGCATTACAATCTGGAGAACGAGCCCATCCTGGCCCAGCAGTACGGTCTTACGGCAAGCTCTATTGTGCTGGTGCAAGGGGACAAGCAGCAGGTTGTTCCCATGATTGATCTATTCACCTCCGGTGAAACAGAAGGCTCTTATCTCTTCTCTGGAGAAGAGAAGCTGACACAGGCACTGAATTCGCTCTCATCGGATGAAGTCCACCGAGTAGCACTTCTAACGGGACATGGTGAGCTGGATTTGTCTCTCGCAGCAAGCTTTCAGTCATCCCTGAATCAAAGCAATGTCGAGACAGAAGAAATATCTCTTGCCGATGGAGAGGCTGTTCCGGAAGGAACGGATATACTGGCGATTCTGGGTCCGCAAAACGATTTGACGGATTCAGAGATGAAGCAGATACAGTCCTATATGGACAATGGCGGGAAATTGCTGCTTACGATGGCTTTTCATGAAAGTATGGATACCGCTTGGCCTAATATTGATGCACTCGCTGAGCAATATGGAGTCCATAACGAGCATGCGGTAATGGTCGACCCAGAACAGTCGATGTCGATGGGACCGCTGTGGTCCATGCCGGTGTTTCAGTCTCATGCCATTACGGATAAGCTGATTGAGCATAATTTAACTCCTGTATTTTCACTGACTCTTGGGCTCAGCGCTACCGAGCAGGATAAATGGACGGTCGCTCCGATTGTGCAGTCTTCGGAGAGCAGTTATGGAGAGACGAATGTAGAAGGACTTCTTGTTAACGATACGGATAATGATGCGGAGTCCGATCTGCAGGGACCTGTAGATGTGGGATATGCCGTAAGTACACCGGATGGCAAGCCAAAGGCGGTTATACTGGGTGCAACTACATTTATTCAGGATTCCGAATTCTCGACAGGCGGGAATCGTGATTTTATTCTGAACACGATAAATTACCTGGCCGAGAAGGAGAACGGGGTTACGATCAGACCCAAAGAGCAGGCGGGCTATGAGTTGGCGTATCTGACACCTTCTCAAGGCACCGGAATTTTTGTTATTGCGGTCATCTTATTCCCGCTGTTATTTGTTGCAGCAGGTATTCTATTATGGTGGAGGCGGAGAAGATAA
- a CDS encoding DUF4340 domain-containing protein, which translates to MKKFIPTLLLLVILAGGWIFAHSQNYFKEEPEAARKLIDTSSFDPSAIEKFSVINGGEEVQLTKEQGGWVMTEPEAYPVNSYAVDNWLEALRAAEITKVIENEPTDIEKYGLDLAGDGIVMTAQDGTEFTLAVGHMLPTGEDNYVQVDGSLVAAVSEAEVSSLMLTPLQFMDTTPFEWDNDQLVSLEWEGEDSTWMLNRTTDEENSWTMNGKSVELAGADSLMNLTKNTATDQVLKPLDADQAQIAFTLTAAFKDGSNSVYQGWTESSEPGVIFVKTAEDSLSYVLASDAVQEIKDRAEELLSSGTEVNDADTE; encoded by the coding sequence ATGAAGAAATTCATTCCTACTCTGTTGCTGCTCGTTATTCTGGCAGGCGGCTGGATCTTCGCTCATTCCCAGAACTACTTCAAGGAAGAGCCGGAGGCGGCTCGCAAGCTCATAGATACCAGCAGCTTTGATCCTAGTGCAATCGAGAAATTCAGTGTTATTAACGGAGGGGAAGAAGTTCAGTTGACCAAAGAACAGGGTGGCTGGGTTATGACAGAGCCTGAAGCTTACCCCGTGAACAGCTATGCGGTAGACAACTGGCTGGAAGCACTCCGTGCAGCTGAAATTACGAAAGTAATCGAGAATGAGCCAACCGATATTGAGAAATACGGTCTTGACCTTGCAGGAGACGGTATCGTTATGACCGCTCAGGATGGCACTGAATTCACCTTGGCCGTTGGTCATATGTTGCCTACAGGAGAAGATAATTATGTACAGGTCGATGGAAGTCTGGTTGCGGCTGTCAGTGAGGCCGAGGTTTCAAGTCTGATGCTCACTCCGCTTCAATTTATGGATACCACACCATTCGAATGGGATAATGATCAGCTGGTATCACTGGAGTGGGAAGGCGAAGATTCGACATGGATGCTGAATCGTACGACGGATGAAGAGAACAGTTGGACCATGAATGGGAAGAGTGTTGAACTGGCTGGAGCCGATTCCTTAATGAATCTGACGAAAAATACAGCGACAGATCAAGTGCTCAAGCCGCTTGATGCCGATCAGGCTCAGATTGCTTTTACATTGACGGCTGCATTCAAGGACGGTTCGAACAGCGTATATCAAGGCTGGACGGAATCATCAGAGCCCGGTGTCATTTTTGTTAAGACCGCAGAGGACTCACTTAGTTATGTTCTTGCATCAGATGCTGTTCAAGAAATTAAGGATAGAGCAGAAGAGCTGCTGAGCAGCGGCACCGAAGTAAATGATGCAGATACGGAGTAA
- a CDS encoding helix-turn-helix domain-containing protein: MKGDHKSKFLLTHREREVFELLVQDKTTRDIAGLLFISEKTVRNHISNVMQKLNVKGRSQAVVELIKLGELKI; encoded by the coding sequence TTGAAGGGTGACCACAAGAGCAAATTTTTGTTGACCCATCGTGAACGCGAAGTATTCGAGCTTCTGGTGCAGGACAAAACGACACGCGACATTGCAGGACTTCTCTTTATCAGCGAGAAAACGGTCCGAAACCACATTTCTAATGTCATGCAGAAGCTCAATGTTAAGGGTCGTTCACAAGCGGTAGTGGAATTGATCAAGTTAGGAGAATTAAAAATCTGA
- a CDS encoding YhcN/YlaJ family sporulation lipoprotein has product MPGMNKTKAITLSLSTALLVMSGLTGCGTNTDNHDLNTNNVRNNKTDNNRYGLNANSVHRTNNLRNSDDLSKTVSDMDGVGNAYVLLTDHNAYVAVSLKDGVQPQSTRHHNNRNMKSKDLGSMGVKTGTRAPYTTSGIAPGLTNDYSQSNMLGDSANGPRGAGGLFNPNNVRMNDTKGPTTYTKMNDHDQAEEEVSDQMKKKITAKIKEMAPEVKNVYISANADFVGRAQGYVNDVTEGRPISGFIDEFQTMMDRLFPTNGTMIDNNNNR; this is encoded by the coding sequence ATGCCAGGAATGAACAAAACAAAAGCGATCACTTTATCTTTATCCACCGCTTTACTTGTCATGTCTGGTCTAACAGGCTGTGGCACAAACACGGATAATCATGATTTGAACACCAATAATGTGCGTAACAACAAGACCGATAACAATCGGTACGGATTAAATGCAAACAGTGTTCATCGTACCAATAATCTCAGAAACAGCGATGATTTATCAAAGACTGTATCTGATATGGATGGAGTGGGTAATGCTTATGTTCTCCTTACTGATCATAACGCTTATGTTGCGGTATCGCTCAAAGACGGGGTCCAGCCGCAAAGCACAAGACACCACAATAACCGTAATATGAAGAGCAAGGACCTTGGCAGCATGGGAGTAAAGACCGGGACGAGAGCTCCTTATACAACCAGCGGTATTGCTCCAGGACTTACTAATGATTATTCTCAGAGCAACATGCTGGGAGATTCAGCGAACGGTCCTCGAGGAGCAGGCGGATTGTTTAATCCGAACAATGTACGAATGAATGATACCAAAGGCCCGACAACGTATACTAAAATGAATGATCATGACCAGGCCGAAGAAGAAGTATCTGATCAAATGAAGAAAAAGATTACAGCGAAGATCAAAGAAATGGCTCCAGAAGTGAAAAATGTATACATCTCAGCAAATGCAGACTTTGTAGGTCGTGCTCAAGGTTATGTTAACGATGTGACCGAAGGCAGACCCATCAGCGGATTTATTGATGAATTTCAAACCATGATGGATCGTTTGTTCCCGACAAACGGAACCATGATTGACAACAACAATAATCGTTAA
- the vanR gene encoding VanR-ABDEGLN family response regulator transcription factor yields the protein MSTKILVVDDEKEIADLVELYLKAENYEVYKFYSGKEALDCIQQNKLNLAILDVMIPDISGFDICQQIREKHHFPIIMLTAKEEEIDKITGLTLGADDYVTKPFRPLELVARVKAQLRRFTKYNLENPHTDEDRIIAFSGLVLNKNTHECYLNEKLISLTPTEFSILWMLCSNRGQVLSSEQIFQEVWGEKYYTNNNTVMVHIRHLREKMNDHMDKPKYIKTVWGVGYKIEG from the coding sequence ATGAGCACAAAGATTCTAGTTGTAGACGATGAAAAAGAAATTGCGGATTTGGTAGAGCTATACTTAAAAGCCGAGAACTACGAGGTATATAAATTTTACAGCGGGAAGGAAGCGCTGGACTGCATTCAGCAAAATAAGCTGAACCTGGCCATCCTAGATGTTATGATTCCAGATATAAGCGGCTTTGATATATGCCAGCAGATTCGAGAGAAGCACCACTTCCCGATCATTATGCTTACGGCGAAGGAAGAAGAGATCGACAAAATTACCGGGCTGACACTAGGTGCTGATGATTATGTAACCAAGCCGTTTCGACCGCTTGAGCTCGTTGCCCGTGTCAAAGCTCAGCTCCGAAGGTTTACGAAGTACAATTTGGAGAATCCGCATACGGATGAGGACAGAATCATTGCCTTCTCCGGTCTGGTTCTCAATAAGAATACCCACGAATGTTACTTGAACGAGAAGCTGATCTCCCTTACGCCAACGGAATTCTCCATCCTCTGGATGTTATGCTCTAACCGGGGTCAGGTGCTGAGCTCCGAGCAAATCTTCCAGGAAGTATGGGGAGAGAAATATTATACAAACAACAATACTGTAATGGTTCATATCAGGCATCTTCGGGAGAAAATGAATGATCATATGGACAAGCCCAAATATATAAAAACGGTCTGGGGAGTAGGTTATAAGATTGAAGGATGA
- a CDS encoding MurR/RpiR family transcriptional regulator: MTTILNALSKELDQLPSQERRIAEVILTSPAEVTGLSIKELAENSGTSPATVTRFCKSRHFRGFPDFKMKLAAEISQPTGVTAYQDIVAGNSLSTIIEAIEANHLASITDTTRLLDHERLEDAIKLLCGARRIDLYGVATSSIVTQDFYQKLIRIGVSCTAFSDGHMQVTSASSLGEQDVAFAVSYSGETQDTIDALLCAKENGARTISLTSYGHSTLASIADIPLFTSSLEQGMRRGDMASRIALLHVIDIIFTGMVSHDFDRFVPRLNVSYEQVQRIKLRNEG; encoded by the coding sequence ATGACGACGATACTTAATGCTCTCTCCAAAGAGCTCGATCAGCTTCCTTCCCAGGAACGCCGGATTGCAGAAGTTATTTTGACATCTCCCGCTGAGGTGACCGGGTTATCGATTAAGGAACTAGCTGAGAACAGCGGTACGAGTCCTGCAACGGTAACCCGTTTTTGCAAATCTCGTCATTTCAGGGGGTTTCCCGACTTCAAGATGAAGCTGGCAGCGGAAATTTCCCAGCCAACGGGCGTTACGGCTTATCAGGATATTGTCGCGGGAAATTCACTTTCTACGATTATAGAAGCCATTGAGGCGAACCATCTCGCTTCCATTACCGATACTACTCGTTTGCTTGATCATGAACGCCTGGAGGATGCAATTAAGCTCTTATGCGGCGCTAGGCGCATTGATCTGTATGGGGTAGCCACCTCATCCATTGTAACGCAGGACTTTTATCAGAAGCTGATCCGTATTGGCGTTTCCTGCACTGCTTTTTCTGATGGACATATGCAGGTCACTTCAGCCTCTTCATTGGGTGAGCAGGATGTTGCGTTTGCCGTGTCCTATTCGGGAGAAACACAGGATACAATTGATGCACTCCTTTGTGCCAAAGAAAATGGAGCCCGCACCATCTCACTAACCTCTTACGGACACAGTACACTGGCCTCCATTGCAGATATTCCCTTGTTCACCTCTTCCCTGGAACAGGGTATGCGCAGAGGGGACATGGCCTCGCGTATTGCACTCCTTCATGTGATCGATATTATATTTACCGGCATGGTTAGTCATGATTTTGATCGATTTGTCCCTAGGCTGAATGTGTCCTATGAGCAAGTGCAGCGAATTAAACTAAGAAATGAAGGGTGA
- a CDS encoding glycosyltransferase family 4 protein yields MKVLFTFFIPSGGVETLNRLRCSVLNQHGIEAHTLYLKPGTGMQNNTGTVFITNHDNEIKSLLDQQQYDAIIVTSDINMVERLRLVLDYRGRIIYEAQGLGTREAAIETICTAMPYLQAHANAVLIPPTAHLQQLFAEICPFMHRFIIPNMLDTTTFTPIDTDIPPYPAIMWIGRLEHNKNWREFLHISHRIIQHKPNAKIWVFHDPTLAVPTDEQQFYETLKALDLEDKIGIFSNIPNSMMPQYYSMAARSGGIMLSTSIMEGFGYAVAEAISCGVPVLSSDSDGVRAFITHNQTGKFYSLGNIEQAAAEAIELMDNLALREHIRRAGREHLVNHFSGSTYAVSFRQMMNALSIY; encoded by the coding sequence TTGAAAGTCCTCTTTACTTTCTTTATTCCAAGCGGAGGTGTGGAAACACTTAACCGTTTGCGATGCTCTGTGCTGAATCAACATGGCATTGAAGCCCACACGCTGTACCTTAAGCCAGGGACAGGTATGCAGAATAATACCGGTACCGTATTCATTACCAATCATGATAACGAGATCAAGTCACTGTTAGACCAGCAGCAATATGATGCGATCATCGTCACATCGGATATCAACATGGTGGAACGGCTCCGGCTTGTACTGGATTACAGGGGGCGCATCATCTATGAAGCACAGGGTCTCGGCACGAGAGAAGCTGCGATCGAAACGATATGTACAGCGATGCCCTATCTGCAAGCACATGCGAATGCCGTACTCATCCCCCCTACAGCTCATCTTCAGCAGTTATTCGCAGAGATTTGTCCATTCATGCATCGTTTCATTATTCCAAACATGCTGGATACAACAACATTCACGCCGATTGATACCGATATACCCCCCTATCCCGCCATTATGTGGATTGGAAGACTGGAGCATAATAAGAACTGGCGGGAGTTCCTTCATATCAGCCACCGCATTATTCAGCACAAGCCCAATGCGAAGATATGGGTATTTCATGACCCTACACTCGCGGTCCCGACCGACGAGCAGCAATTTTACGAAACGCTGAAGGCACTAGATCTGGAGGATAAGATTGGCATCTTCAGTAACATTCCGAATAGTATGATGCCGCAATACTATTCTATGGCCGCCAGATCGGGCGGAATCATGCTGTCGACTTCCATTATGGAAGGATTCGGCTATGCGGTTGCAGAAGCCATCAGCTGCGGTGTACCTGTACTTAGTTCCGATTCTGATGGCGTGAGGGCCTTCATCACCCACAATCAGACGGGTAAATTCTATTCGCTCGGCAATATTGAGCAGGCTGCTGCCGAGGCGATCGAGCTCATGGATAACCTGGCTCTTCGCGAACATATTCGGCGTGCAGGCAGGGAGCATCTCGTTAACCATTTTTCCGGCAGCACATATGCGGTCTCCTTCAGACAAATGATGAATGCACTCTCTATTTACTAA
- the nagB gene encoding glucosamine-6-phosphate deaminase: protein MNIWTFEHEHDLNATGAGIIAALLQSKRKAVLGLATGSSPVGIYKELIQMYNKGLVSFAQASSFNLDEYVGLPEDHPQSYRSFMNEQLFNHIDMNMDHTHVPNGNASDLAAECVHYEQLVNDHGPVDIQLLGIGHNGHIGFNEPGASLTSGTHVVDLKEETRKANARFFDSPTDVPKQAMTMGVGSILKAKQILLVARGEDKADIIRTALTGPITTECPASLLQCHPNVIVLLDRGAGRLM from the coding sequence ATGAATATTTGGACTTTTGAACATGAGCATGACCTGAATGCAACCGGCGCTGGAATTATTGCCGCTCTTCTGCAATCCAAACGTAAGGCTGTACTGGGTCTGGCAACTGGCAGTTCCCCTGTCGGTATATATAAAGAGCTGATTCAAATGTACAACAAAGGACTCGTGAGCTTTGCCCAAGCTTCCTCCTTCAATCTTGATGAGTATGTAGGACTTCCTGAAGATCATCCACAGAGCTATCGCAGCTTCATGAATGAGCAGCTGTTTAACCACATTGATATGAATATGGATCACACGCATGTACCGAATGGGAATGCATCTGACTTGGCAGCGGAATGCGTTCATTATGAACAGCTGGTCAATGATCACGGCCCTGTCGACATCCAGCTGCTGGGCATAGGACATAACGGGCATATCGGATTTAATGAACCTGGAGCAAGCCTGACGAGCGGCACTCATGTCGTTGATCTCAAAGAGGAAACCCGCAAGGCGAATGCCCGATTCTTTGATTCTCCGACCGATGTACCTAAGCAGGCTATGACGATGGGCGTCGGTTCTATTCTCAAAGCAAAACAAATCCTTCTCGTTGCCCGCGGTGAAGACAAGGCAGACATCATTCGTACAGCGCTGACCGGTCCCATCACTACAGAGTGCCCTGCATCCTTGCTTCAGTGCCATCCGAACGTTATTGTACTGTTAGACCGCGGTGCAGGGAGGCTGATGTAA